In Nitrospirota bacterium, one DNA window encodes the following:
- the rseP gene encoding RIP metalloprotease RseP codes for MGILIFVHELGHFLVAKFSGVKVLKFSLGFGPKVIGKQIGETEYMLSAVPLGGYVKMLGEEAGEELDEADKARAFNQQSVTKRILIVLAGPVFNIFLTYIIFTAVLSTGLPVNVPVLSNILPVIDEVQEGYPASEAGLKAGDVIVKIDSKRIDTWFDMVNIVVKNPGKKLDFVVKRDGKLLDLKIVPQSVEEVDPGGKKVVIGRIGVKKLGGGFFESIQSDSVLEAPVKGVTATYKMGFFVVDSIKMLITRQVSLKNISGPVTILQESGKAASAGLLTYFMFMALLSVNLGVLNLLPVPILDGGHIVMFVIEGIKGKPLSERTIAVTQKIGLALLLLLMAFALYNDFVRIFTGSSTP; via the coding sequence TTGGGAATTCTTATTTTTGTGCATGAACTCGGCCATTTTCTTGTGGCCAAGTTTTCAGGTGTAAAGGTCCTGAAGTTTTCACTTGGTTTTGGACCAAAAGTGATAGGCAAACAGATAGGTGAGACAGAGTACATGCTCTCTGCCGTTCCCCTCGGCGGTTATGTAAAGATGCTCGGCGAGGAAGCAGGTGAGGAACTTGACGAGGCTGATAAGGCGAGGGCTTTTAATCAGCAAAGTGTTACAAAAAGAATCCTGATCGTTCTTGCCGGACCTGTGTTTAATATATTCCTGACCTATATAATCTTCACCGCGGTGCTTTCAACAGGACTTCCTGTTAATGTCCCTGTACTGAGCAACATCCTGCCTGTTATAGATGAGGTGCAGGAGGGTTATCCGGCTTCTGAGGCAGGCCTGAAAGCCGGGGATGTAATAGTGAAGATTGATAGCAAGAGGATTGATACCTGGTTTGATATGGTGAATATTGTTGTCAAGAACCCGGGGAAGAAACTTGATTTTGTTGTAAAAAGGGATGGGAAACTGTTAGACCTTAAAATTGTTCCTCAGTCTGTTGAAGAAGTAGACCCTGGCGGGAAAAAGGTAGTTATAGGAAGAATCGGGGTCAAAAAACTCGGAGGAGGTTTTTTTGAGTCCATTCAGAGTGATTCAGTTCTTGAAGCTCCGGTCAAGGGCGTGACAGCCACTTATAAGATGGGATTTTTTGTTGTAGACTCCATCAAAATGTTGATAACGAGACAGGTGTCTCTAAAGAACATAAGCGGTCCTGTGACTATTTTGCAGGAATCGGGGAAGGCAGCCTCTGCAGGCCTCCTGACCTATTTCATGTTTATGGCATTGTTGAGTGTAAACCTTGGTGTCCTTAATCTCCTGCCGGTTCCGATCCTTGATGGAGGTCACATCGTCATGTTTGTGATAGAGGGGATTAAGGGAAAACCCCTCAGTGAAAGGACAATTGCTGTTACTCAAAAGATAGGCCTTGCGCTTCTACTGCTTCTTATGGCATTCGCACTCTATAATGACTTTGTCAGAATCTTTACGGGAAGCAGTACCCCGTGA
- a CDS encoding 1-deoxy-D-xylulose-5-phosphate reductoisomerase: MKNITILGSTGSIGTATLEVIRRYPDRFRVVGLTAGRNIELFQRQIEEFRPLVAAVADDAEAGRLRENTGFREVLSGPEGIQEVAAYPGADFVLSAISGSAGLLPTLSAIMEGKTVGLANKETLVMAGPLVNEAVAKYGARLIPVDSEHSAIFQCMHGYNSSDIRRLILTASGGPFHGRKADDLREIKPEEALNHPTWQMGKKITIDSATLMNKGLEVIEAHYLFGFASHDIDVIIHPQSIVHSLVEFLDGALIAHMSHPDMKGPIAYALSYPERLEGVLAPCHLYELGALTFERPDIERFPCLRYAYEALNAGGTTTAVLNAANEMAVEAFMEGRITFHQIPVIIEKVLNAHEPVSLKDIETVMLADEWARRKFRELVCVC, encoded by the coding sequence ATGAAAAATATAACAATTCTTGGTTCAACAGGTTCAATCGGTACTGCAACCCTTGAGGTTATAAGGAGATATCCGGACAGGTTCAGGGTGGTCGGTCTTACAGCAGGACGCAATATTGAGCTCTTTCAAAGACAGATCGAAGAATTCAGGCCTCTTGTTGCGGCAGTGGCGGATGATGCCGAGGCAGGCAGGCTAAGGGAAAATACGGGATTTAGAGAGGTTTTGTCCGGTCCCGAGGGGATACAGGAAGTTGCTGCTTATCCGGGGGCGGATTTTGTGCTTTCAGCCATCTCGGGTTCTGCAGGACTGTTACCCACATTATCAGCCATTATGGAGGGAAAGACCGTTGGCCTTGCCAACAAGGAGACCCTTGTAATGGCCGGGCCACTTGTCAATGAGGCCGTAGCAAAATACGGGGCCAGGCTTATTCCGGTTGACAGTGAACATAGTGCCATATTTCAATGCATGCACGGGTATAACAGTTCGGATATCAGGAGGCTGATTCTGACGGCCTCCGGTGGACCCTTTCATGGAAGAAAGGCTGATGATCTCAGGGAGATAAAACCCGAAGAAGCCCTTAATCACCCCACCTGGCAGATGGGAAAGAAGATTACCATTGATTCTGCAACTTTGATGAATAAGGGGCTTGAGGTAATAGAGGCCCATTATCTCTTTGGTTTTGCTTCACATGACATTGATGTAATTATACATCCTCAGAGCATTGTGCACTCACTTGTGGAGTTTCTGGATGGAGCGCTTATTGCTCATATGTCACATCCTGATATGAAGGGTCCGATCGCTTATGCCCTTTCTTATCCGGAGAGGCTTGAGGGGGTTCTGGCACCCTGTCATCTCTATGAATTGGGGGCGCTTACCTTTGAGAGACCTGACATTGAGAGATTTCCCTGTCTCAGATATGCTTATGAGGCCTTGAATGCAGGAGGTACAACCACTGCGGTTCTTAATGCAGCAAATGAAATGGCAGTGGAGGCGTTCATGGAAGGTCGTATAACTTTCCACCAGATACCTGTTATAATAGAAAAAGTGCTCAATGCCCACGAGCCGGTATCGCTTAAGGATATAGAGACAGTTATGTTGGCTGATGAATGGGCAAGAAGAAAGTTCAGGGAATTAGTTTGTGTCTGTTGA
- a CDS encoding phosphatidate cytidylyltransferase, translating to MNKKREIVALALLPLIYLYIMKLPSVFFLGLLFFISAGAQLEFYSMYRVKKSLSFLGIFAGLLFLYSVYTGWGEVRLLLIVSFLVLVLFRLFDREAGPEQALSDIAPVVVGFSYIPLILSLQIALRDAGPEWIIFIGATVWASDSFAYYIGKNFGKRKLYPSISPKKTIEGAVGSMAGGVLAGVLIKILLIDSITIYQVLAVGFLIGCIAVLGDLTESMFKRDSGVKDSSSLIPGHGGVLDKIDGMLFVTPLVYLVVKYVVS from the coding sequence ATGAATAAAAAAAGAGAGATCGTTGCCTTAGCTCTGCTGCCTTTAATATATCTTTATATAATGAAACTGCCATCTGTTTTTTTTCTTGGTCTTCTGTTCTTTATCTCAGCAGGTGCACAGTTGGAGTTTTATTCAATGTACAGAGTAAAGAAATCGCTCAGCTTTTTGGGGATATTTGCGGGGCTACTCTTTTTGTATTCTGTTTATACCGGGTGGGGTGAGGTTCGATTACTGTTGATAGTTTCTTTCCTGGTCCTGGTCCTCTTCAGACTATTTGACAGGGAAGCTGGGCCGGAACAGGCGCTTTCTGATATAGCACCCGTGGTCGTGGGGTTTTCTTATATTCCCCTGATCCTCAGTCTGCAGATTGCCCTGAGGGATGCAGGCCCTGAATGGATTATATTTATTGGCGCAACAGTATGGGCGTCGGATAGTTTTGCTTATTATATCGGTAAAAACTTTGGCAAGAGAAAACTCTATCCATCTATAAGTCCGAAGAAGACTATTGAAGGCGCTGTTGGTTCAATGGCCGGAGGGGTGTTGGCAGGGGTTCTGATAAAGATACTCTTGATAGACAGCATAACTATCTATCAGGTGTTGGCAGTAGGGTTTCTCATAGGGTGTATTGCCGTCCTTGGAGACCTTACGGAGTCGATGTTCAAGCGTGATTCAGGTGTGAAGGATTCAAGCTCCTTAATTCCTGGACATGGTGGGGTGCTTGACAAGATAGACGGGATGCTGTTTGTAACCCCACTGGTTTATTTAGTTGTTAAATATGTAGTTTCATAA
- a CDS encoding isoprenyl transferase: MVQTNIPGHVGVIMDGNGRWAQLRGLPRVEGHRKGAERTKELIKAAQEVGIDVLTLYAFSLENWQRPDDEVTTLMELLQLYLTKELKDLIMEGIRFRVIGDREKLPAVIQAIITEIEERTFANKGLTLVIALSYGGRDEILRAVKKAISGGVRPEEITEEKFETLLDTSELPAVDLIIRTSGEKRLSNFLLWQGAYAELYFTETLWPDFTREEFLCAMQDYQRRERRFGGIMSPSES; encoded by the coding sequence ATTGTGCAGACAAATATCCCAGGACATGTAGGCGTGATAATGGATGGTAACGGAAGGTGGGCACAGTTGAGAGGTCTGCCCAGAGTGGAGGGTCATAGAAAGGGGGCTGAGCGGACAAAGGAGTTAATCAAGGCTGCTCAGGAAGTAGGGATAGATGTGCTCACCCTTTATGCTTTCTCTCTGGAGAACTGGCAGAGACCTGATGATGAGGTGACTACACTTATGGAGTTGCTGCAGCTGTATCTGACCAAGGAGTTGAAGGATTTAATAATGGAGGGTATCAGATTCAGAGTTATTGGTGACAGGGAAAAACTGCCCGCCGTGATACAGGCAATCATTACAGAGATAGAGGAAAGAACATTTGCAAATAAAGGCTTGACACTTGTTATTGCGTTAAGCTATGGCGGAAGGGATGAAATACTGAGGGCCGTAAAAAAGGCTATTTCCGGGGGGGTAAGGCCTGAGGAGATAACCGAGGAAAAATTTGAGACGTTACTTGACACCTCGGAGTTGCCGGCAGTTGATTTGATCATAAGAACGAGTGGAGAAAAAAGGCTCAGCAATTTTCTCCTGTGGCAGGGCGCTTACGCTGAATTATATTTTACAGAGACACTCTGGCCTGATTTCACCAGGGAGGAGTTTCTTTGTGCCATGCAGGATTATCAGCGTAGAGAAAGGAGATTTGGGGGAATTATGTCCCCTTCAGAATCATAA
- a CDS encoding VCBS repeat-containing protein — protein MGKYISIDRFNIRIDNLSITDAGRTASIMYVVCCFFFVLAVSFNAYAEDSPLTPLIERTVSFVKPMSGEVVSVDDGVVRIGLGTKDGLSEGMRLKVLRRGGFFYHPVTQEPIGRAEEAVGAIEVLQVEGAVASCKIIEGEAKSGDIARISASKKKLLFYQEESVDYYLGDAYYKGLKTTGRFEIVDAPVGQLDAEKLLKVAASEKTDLVLILGSANTGEKINLKQTLLWPDGAILSEDSLYIPAAFFSELRFGSELLTDVQNAPLLSYDLPNGADIISAGDIDGDGRIDLVVSTGDGIIYVYNYDIELEVLYRLKMNPSGTVIRMQVFDIDTDGKDEIFLSVVSSGHEAVNSYIYKLNDQKLETLWKTDGFIRVMDGKILYQKYSNSEGYSGPIILINHQDGFRMEGAYRGLEGFNIYDFVTLRNEEGRTVYLLMDDNNHLKLIDSNGNAVWRSVESMGGFVREFTTEPPLTDADGVVWHLNDRMVKRNNEAVVIKRNPLIGRALGYKSSQLRGYRYSGTTVDGSTLVDKISGKVLDYSIFDDKVAVLSKPLLGIKAGNILRGKNPMVTILQIYSIRGR, from the coding sequence ATGGGGAAGTATATATCTATCGATAGATTTAATATAAGGATAGATAATTTAAGCATAACTGATGCAGGACGCACAGCATCGATTATGTATGTTGTCTGTTGCTTCTTCTTTGTATTGGCAGTTTCTTTTAATGCCTATGCTGAAGATTCCCCCCTGACTCCACTTATAGAGAGGACGGTCTCGTTTGTTAAGCCCATGTCAGGGGAGGTTGTCTCTGTGGATGACGGGGTGGTCAGGATTGGCCTGGGAACCAAGGACGGTTTATCTGAAGGGATGCGCTTAAAGGTGCTCAGAAGAGGAGGGTTTTTTTATCATCCTGTGACTCAGGAGCCTATCGGGAGGGCTGAAGAAGCTGTGGGGGCAATAGAGGTCCTTCAGGTGGAAGGAGCAGTTGCCTCTTGTAAAATAATAGAGGGAGAGGCAAAGAGTGGTGACATTGCAAGAATATCGGCCTCAAAAAAGAAGTTACTTTTTTATCAGGAAGAATCTGTTGATTATTACCTTGGTGACGCATACTACAAGGGATTGAAGACAACCGGCAGGTTCGAGATCGTTGATGCTCCTGTTGGACAGTTAGATGCCGAAAAACTCCTCAAAGTTGCTGCTTCAGAAAAGACAGACCTTGTGCTCATCCTGGGTTCCGCGAACACAGGTGAGAAGATCAATCTGAAGCAAACCCTGTTATGGCCGGATGGTGCGATTCTCTCGGAAGACTCCCTATATATACCCGCTGCTTTTTTTAGTGAGTTGAGGTTTGGATCAGAGCTTCTTACAGATGTTCAGAATGCCCCGCTTTTAAGTTACGACCTTCCCAACGGAGCGGATATCATAAGTGCCGGAGACATTGATGGCGACGGAAGGATTGATCTGGTGGTGAGCACAGGTGATGGAATAATATATGTTTACAACTATGACATCGAACTGGAGGTCCTCTATCGATTGAAAATGAATCCATCCGGGACGGTTATCCGGATGCAGGTGTTTGATATTGATACAGACGGAAAAGACGAGATTTTCCTGAGCGTGGTATCTTCCGGTCATGAAGCAGTTAACTCCTATATATATAAGCTGAATGATCAAAAACTTGAAACCCTTTGGAAAACAGATGGCTTTATCAGGGTAATGGATGGAAAAATTCTATACCAGAAATATTCGAACTCCGAAGGTTATTCAGGTCCCATAATCCTGATAAATCATCAGGATGGTTTCAGGATGGAGGGTGCTTACAGGGGGTTGGAAGGTTTTAATATTTACGATTTTGTTACACTCAGGAATGAAGAAGGAAGGACTGTCTATCTGTTAATGGATGATAACAATCATCTTAAGCTGATAGATAGCAATGGCAATGCCGTCTGGCGTAGTGTTGAGAGTATGGGAGGTTTTGTAAGAGAATTTACAACAGAGCCTCCTTTAACAGATGCCGACGGGGTTGTCTGGCATCTAAATGACAGGATGGTGAAAAGAAATAACGAGGCTGTAGTGATAAAACGAAATCCACTGATAGGAAGGGCCCTGGGGTATAAGAGCTCCCAGTTGCGTGGATACAGATATTCCGGTACTACTGTGGATGGATCGACACTCGTTGACAAGATAAGTGGTAAAGTACTTGACTACTCAATTTTTGATGATAAGGTGGCGGTTTTGAGCAAACCTCTGCTGGGGATAAAGGCCGGAAATATATTAAGAGGAAAAAACCCGATGGTGACAATTCTTCAGATATATTCAATAAGGGGAAGGTAG
- the dksA gene encoding RNA polymerase-binding protein DksA, with protein MPEKKKQNKKNKSGATTTAKKKKCKKASTDKEVSERQRRILEIKKTLVQQKELLLQEAGSALNALPDENAFPDMGDQATAEIDRNFMLRLRGREQRLLKKIELALERIDNGTYGVCDICGCEIGIRRLEVRPVTTMCIECKTEQEEEEKVIEP; from the coding sequence ATGCCTGAGAAAAAGAAACAAAACAAAAAAAATAAATCCGGTGCAACCACAACAGCAAAGAAAAAGAAATGCAAAAAGGCATCAACCGACAAGGAAGTCTCTGAAAGGCAAAGAAGGATTCTTGAGATAAAAAAGACATTGGTTCAACAAAAGGAGCTGTTGCTGCAGGAAGCGGGTTCTGCACTGAATGCACTCCCTGATGAGAATGCATTTCCTGATATGGGTGATCAGGCCACAGCAGAGATTGACAGAAATTTCATGCTCCGCCTCCGCGGACGTGAACAGAGGTTACTGAAAAAGATCGAGCTTGCCCTCGAAAGGATTGACAATGGCACCTACGGCGTCTGTGACATCTGCGGCTGCGAGATCGGGATAAGAAGGCTTGAGGTTCGGCCTGTAACAACAATGTGTATAGAATGCAAAACCGAACAGGAAGAAGAAGAGAAGGTTATAGAGCCCTGA
- a CDS encoding DUF1573 domain-containing protein: MKYFLVSLILFFPLLSAVQGVFAEPSILFEDKTFDFGDVSQGDLLEHAFVFSNDGTDILVIEKVTASUGCTATVVSSDRLAPGEQGEIKVTIRTDRKKGFISRTVQVRTNDPVKPLVILNLKAKVIDSFHGKNLDIKEIFRSPCRKCHVDRGRGQLGANLFRADCIMCHMRGKSAPSLALLKKLPEKRLLAAIEKGVPDTMMPGFSWKAGGPLTESQIRSLVTYVKGK; the protein is encoded by the coding sequence ATGAAATATTTTCTTGTTTCCCTGATCCTTTTTTTCCCTTTGCTTTCAGCAGTTCAGGGCGTTTTTGCCGAGCCTTCCATATTGTTTGAGGACAAGACCTTTGACTTTGGAGATGTGAGCCAGGGCGATCTTCTTGAGCATGCCTTTGTCTTTAGTAATGACGGGACGGATATACTGGTAATAGAGAAAGTAACAGCGTCGTGAGGGTGTACTGCAACGGTGGTCAGTTCAGACCGCCTCGCTCCTGGTGAACAGGGAGAGATAAAGGTAACCATAAGGACTGACAGGAAAAAGGGGTTTATATCCAGGACCGTACAGGTCAGGACGAATGATCCCGTAAAGCCACTTGTTATACTCAATCTGAAGGCAAAGGTGATCGACTCTTTTCACGGAAAGAACCTTGATATAAAGGAGATATTCCGTTCTCCCTGCAGAAAGTGCCATGTTGACAGAGGAAGAGGGCAACTGGGTGCAAACCTTTTCAGGGCAGACTGTATAATGTGTCATATGCGAGGTAAGAGTGCTCCATCACTTGCTTTACTCAAGAAATTACCGGAGAAGAGGCTTTTGGCAGCTATTGAAAAAGGGGTTCCTGATACAATGATGCCTGGATTTTCCTGGAAGGCTGGTGGTCCACTGACCGAGTCTCAGATAAGGTCTCTTGTAACATATGTAAAAGGTAAGTAG